DNA from Nitrospira sp.:
CACTTTGCGCCGAATCGATTTGACCGAGTTCGACATGCTCGCCGACCACGGGTATCGGGTAACGAAGCATGCTGAGCAGGTCTATGGTTTGTGTGGCCCACCAGGCAAGACGCAAACCTTGTAACAGAGTCTCACCTTGAGGAGTTCTCCGTTCCGGTCAGAGTATCAGACTGCTTAAGACCGGTTGTCACTCCGCTGGCGGCAATCCTATGACTATGGCAGTAGCGTAGGAACCATCAGCTTGATCGAGGCACTTATGGGGGACTTCATCCCCTGTGTGTGAATCACGATCAAGAATTGGTCAGCCTGAGAGGATCGGATCGAATGTGCCTCACAGCGCAACGCCTGTTCTCGTTTGACTTCAAATCAGAACATTGGGCAAGAGCTGGTTCAACTTGGCGGAGGGCGGGGTGTTCACTTCGTGAAGTCAACCAGTGGGGTCACAGTCCAAGGCGGGTCACTCTTGCGAGCAGACTGAAAGAGTGGTAAGGTTTCCATGTTAAGGAGACGCCTCAATGCGCCGCTTCCATCCCCTCCTCTCAACGACATTGGTGCTGCTCCTTCTCGTGTTAAGCTTCAACGCTTATGCCTGTCTCTTACCGGTAAGCAGCATCTCAAACACTGAGATGGGCAATGGCTGCTCCACACCTGAAGAGCAACCGGCACGGCAGGTGTGCGACGCCTTTAAGACGTTCACTGTCGAGGCGTCGAGTCAGCCCCAGCCCTCATGTGATGGTCACATGCTGTGGGTGGGAGAAGCTCTCGCTGGTTCTCTGCTCTCGTCACCCCCGCTAGGCGGTATCCTCAAGCATCCTTTGCCGTTACCCTCAGACAGTTCATCCCAACTGCTCCGGACAAACACGACCGTTCTTCGCATTTGATCTTCCCATCCTGAGTTTTCTCAACCCGTTGTTCTAAATCGTACTGCTCAGTCCTCGCTCTGAACGAGCCAGGCCATCCCGCTTGGTCGTTAGAACCGATCGCCGGTTGTTCAGTTGGAGTGCTGAGCCCAAGAGTTTGTGAAGGAGGATTCTCATGAGATGGAATCCACTATGCCAGGTCCTCACGATGGCCGTGGCCGGAATGATGTTTGTCGGTGGACTCCCAGACCGTGCCGATGCGGATGAAGGCGTCCAGCCAGCGACGTTGCGCTTGGCAGGGTTGATCCAGGAAAGCTTGGCACGGAATCCCGAAATTCAGGCGGCACGGAAACAATGGGAAGCCGTTGGGCATCGCATCAGGCAAGTGCAGTCGCTGGATGACCCGATACTATCGGTCCAATTGTGGAATTTTCCGCAGACCTTCAACGTTACGCAGACGCAGAACAGCATCTTCGGCCTGTCACAGAGCTTCCCGTTTCCAGGGAAGCTGGATCTCAAGGGAGAGGTAGCGAGTCGTTCAGCAGAGATGGCCGAGCAGGCCTTGCACGCGAAGGAACGGGAGCTGGTCGCCCGTCTGAAGCAGGCTTACTACGATCTGTTCCTCACCCACAAGGCGATCCAGATTCATCATGAGCAAGTCGAACTGCTCGGACAGTTCGTAGAGACTACGACCGCGAAGTTCCGTGCGGGCAAGGGAAGCCAAGCCGATGTCCTCAAGGCCCAGGTCGAGTTGTCCCTGCTGTTTCAGCATCTTCCCGTCCTGGAACAGCGTCGCAAGACCGCCGAAGCGATGCTGAATACCCTGCTTGATCGGGATTCCACCTCACCCTTGGGCGTCCCTCAAGAGCCGCCTCAGATCCCGCTCGATAGAACCCTCGACGATCTCCACCGTCTCGCGCTGAACGACAGGCCGGAGCTCAAAGCTGCCGAGTTGGCCGTGCAACGGAACGAGCAGGCCCGCGCGCTGGCCCAGCGGCAGTACTACCCGGACTTTAATGTGGCGTTTCAGCGCTTCCAAAACTTTCAGGCCAACGACGGATTCGGCGCCTATGTGGCGATGAGCATCCCCTTCGCGTTTTGGACCAAGCCGAAGTATGACGCAGGCGTGCAGGAGGCCGCGGCGGCGGTCTCGGCCGCACGGGCGCAGCAACATACCTTAGAAAACCTGACCCGATTTCAGATCAACGACCTCCTGGCCACGCAAGACGAGTATCTCCTTGCCGTGAGAACGCAGGGCCAACTGGCTGCCAGTCCGCTCGCTGAAGTCAAGGCCAACGCCGCTGCCCTGGTGGCTGGTTCGCGGGAACGCCTGCACCTGTGGGACGTGACCGATCGGCAAATCGTGGCGCTGGAGCGTCGAGGCAAAGCCGAGCCGGTACTCACGGTCTATGCTCCTTCTTCCGGGATCGTCCTGAAGCGAGAAGCCTTGCCTGGGAAATATGTGGAACCAGGCACGACGTTGTATGAGGTGGCGGACCTCTCCACGGTCTGGATCTCTGCCGATCTCTATGAATCAGAAATGGCTGCCACGAAACTCGGTCAGCCGGCATCGGTCACTTTCGCGGCCTATCCTGGCACAACCTTTCCGGCCAGAGTGGCCTACATCTATCCATCAGTCAATACCGACGCCCGTACGGTGCGCGTGCGGGTGGAATTGCCAAATCCTGGATTGAAGCTGAAGCCCGGCATGTACGGGAACGTGACCCTGCAAACGGATGCGGTCCACACCTTAGTTGTGCCCAAGGAAGCGGTGCTGGAGACGGGGCTTCGCCAACTCGTGTTTCTGGACAGGGGGCAAGGCCGATATGAGCCGGCTTCGGTCAAACTGGGGCGTCGGAATCAGGATGACGTGGAAGTGCTGGAAGGACTCAAAGAAGGAGATCGCATCGTCACCTCGGCCAATTTCTTGTTGGACGCAGAGAGCAAGTTGGCATCGGCGTCGAGCATGCAGGCCATGATGGGCCGGATCGGCATGGCCGATTGGCAAATGCGCGGCGCCTACGAAGCCAAGATGGAAGGCATGGACATGGGAAAGGAGCGCGTCTCAGCGTCTCCGGGGCGGGAGGGTGAGAAAGGTGGCATGGGTGACATGAAGAGCATGGAGATGGAAGGGATGAAGGGGATGGAAGGCATGCAAGGCATGCAGGGGATGGGAGGCATGCCGGGCATGGAGATGGGGAGCAAGAAAGGGATGACAGGGGCTGAGACCCGTCAGATGAACGGACTCACTCTCTCCCTCACGACCGCCCCGGAAAAACCCAAGGCCGGTGAAGTGCTCGTGAGACTCAAGGTGACCGATCAGGCCGGCAAGCCGGTGACCAATGCGCAAGTGCTCTTCGTCTATACCATGCCGATGCCGGGCATGGTCGATTCCAAGGCGACGGCTCGCCACACCAAGGAAGGGCTCTACGAAGGCAAGGTGATGTTCGGCATGGGCGGCACCTGGGTTGTGACGGTCAATGTGACGGTGCCAGGGCGACCGCCCATTGCCGAACAGTTTCAGTTCTCGGTCGCCGGGGGAGGCATGTAGTCAATCATGATCGCACGACTGATCGAAGGGAGCGCCCGTAATCCAATCCTGGTCATCCTCTGTGTCTTGCTGTTGGCAGCCTGGGGTCTGTGGGCGGTGTTTCAGGTTCCGCTGGATGCGATTCCGGATCTGTCAGATGTCCAGGTGATCATCTACACCGAATGGCCGGGCAGAAGCCCCACGCTCATCGAGGATCAAATAACCTACCCAGTTGTGACCTCTCTACTGGCGGGACCCAGAGTCAAACGGGTCCGAGGTGTTTCTGAATACGGTGTCTCTTATGTGTATGTGATCTTCGAGGACCGGACCGACCTCTATTGGGCCAGAAGTCGTGTGCTTGAGTATCTGCAGAAGTTGACCGGTAAGCTTCCGGCCGGCGTCACGCCGACGTTAGGACCGGATGCCACGGGAGTCGGGTGGGTCTATCAGTACGCGTTGGTGGACGAGTCCGGGACACACGACCTGGCTCAGCTTCGCAGCCTTCAGGATTGGTACCTGCGCTACCAACTGGAAAGTGTGCCCGGAGTGGCAGAAGTGTCAGCGATCGGCGGGTTCGTCAAACAGTATCAAATCGAGGTGGACCCGAACACGTTGGCCGCCTATCGGCTGCCGATCAAGACCGTAATCGAGGCGGTGCGTAACAGCAATGCGGAGGTGAGTGGGCGCGTGTTGGAGATGGCCGGCACTGAGTACGTGATTCGAGGGCGCGGCTACCTGCGCTCGGTTGATGATATTGAGCTGATCCCAGTCGGGACGGATGGGCGCGGCACACCTATCTTGATTCGGGATATTGCCCATGTCCAAATCGGGCCGGACCAGCGGCGAGGCATCGCCGAGTTGGACGGCAAGGGCCAGACCGTGGGCGGCATTGTGATCATGCGGGCCGGCGAGAACGCGCTCGCCGTGATCGAGCGGATCAAAGCAAGGCTGGAAGAGGTCATGCCAGCCCTGCCCAAGGGTGTGCGCATCATTCCCACCTATGACCGGTCTGACCTCATTCATCGGGCCATCGCCGTGCTCCGCGAGAAGCTCGTGGAGGAGAGTGTCATCGTCAGCCTGGTCGCGCTGGTCTTTCTGTTCCACATTCGCAGCGCCTTCGTGGCCATCCTCATTCTGCCCGTGGCCGTGCTCCTCGCCTTCATTCCGATGGCCTACTTGAAGATTACGTCCAACATCATGTCGCTTGGTGGGATCGCCATTGCCATCGGCGCGATGGTCGATGCCGCCATTGTGATGATGGAGAACGCGCACAAGCGCCTAGAGCAAGCTCCGGCTGCAGATCGGGTCGAGACCATCATCGCGGCAGCCAAAGAAGTCGGCCGTCCCCTGTTCTTCTCATTGCTGGTGATCGCCGTATCGTTCCTGCCGATCTTCGCACTGGAAGCGCAGGAGGGCCGACTGTTTACGCCGTTGGCCTACACCAAGACATTTGCGATGCTCTTTGCCACAGCGCTCTCGGTGACGTTAGCCCCTGTTTTGATGGTGGTCCTGATCCGAGGACGCATCCGAGCAGAAACCAAGAATCCGTTGAACTGGCTGCTGATCGCTCTGTATCGCCCCGTCCTCTCGGGCGCGCTGTGCGTCCGGTGGCTGACACTCGGGATGGCAGTGGCGGCGGTCGGGCTCACGATACCGGTGTTCATGCGCCTCGGTGCGGAATTCATGCCGCCGTTGAATGAAGGCACGATTCTCTACATGCCGACCACCGTGCCTGGTCTCTCGATCCCCGAAGCGACGAAGGTCTTGCAGGTTCAGGACCAGTTGCTCACGACCTTCCCGGAAGTGGAACGGGTGTTCGGCAAAATGGGAAAAGCCCCGACTGCCACCGATCCGGCCTTCGTTGGAATGGCCGAGATCACGGTCACCCTCAAACCAGAAGCGCAATGGCGACCTGGCATGACTTGGGACCGGTTACTGGATGAGATGGATGCCAAACTCCGCATTCCGGGATTTCCGAACATCTGGTGGATGCCGATCCAGACCCGTACGGAAATGATCACGACCGGGGTTCGGAGTCCCGTCGGGATCAAAGTGCTGGGACCAGATTTGAAGACAATCGAGCGAATCGGAGTGGAAATCGAGCAGGTTTTGGCGAGCGTGCCAGGCACCAGGAGCGCCTTCGCGGAACGGCTCAACGAAGGGTATTACCTGGACCTGATCATCAACCGGCGTGAGGCGGCCCGGTATGGCCTGACGGTGGGAGATGTGCAGGCGGTGATCACCTCCGCCATTGGAGGAGACACCGTGACGACGACAGTCGAGGGGCGGGAGCGGTATCCGGTCAATGTCCGTTATAAGCGCGAGCTGCGCGACGATCCGGATCGACTCAAACGGGTGCTGATTCCTACACCGAGCGGTGCGCAGATCCCACTTGGGCAGATCGCAGAAATGGTGATCACGCAGGGGCCACCGTCGATCGCGGATGAGGCGGGGGCGTTGGCCGGTCTGGTGTCGGTCGCGGTCAGTGGACGCGACTTGCGCGGCTATGTCCAAGAGGCCCAGCGCGTGGTTCGAGAACGAGTTACGCTGCCTTCTGGATACCGGCTGATCTGGACCGGTCAATACGAACATCTGGTCCGCGCCGAAGAACGATTAAAGCTGGTCGTCCCCGTGACCCTGGCTCTGATCCTCTTACTCCTGTACCTCAATTTTCGATCGCTTGCGAAATCGCTGATCGTGCTGCTGTCTGTTCCCTTCGCCGCGATCGGAGCCATCTGGTATCTCGACTATCTCGGGTACAACCTCAGTGTGGCCGTCTGGGTGGGGATCATCGCGCTGGCCGGCGTGGCGGCAGAAACCGGGGTGGTCATGCTGGTCTATCTCGATGAAGCGTATGAACGGCGAATGCGTGCAGGCCTGATGACGACGGCTCACGACCTGCGCGAGGCCATCATGGAAGGAGCGGTCCAACGGGTGCGGCCCAAGATGATGACCGTCGCCGCGATCATGGGTGGCTTACTCCCGATCATGTGGACGACCGGCACCGGGGCGGACGTGATGAAACGGATCGCCGCGCCGATGATCGGCGGCATGGTGAGTTCAACGGTGCTGACGCTGCTGGTCATCCCGGTTCTTTACGCGTTGTGGCGTGGCCGGTCCATTTGGAAAGAGGAGCGCCGGCTGCTGAACAGCGTTGACCTGGCACAGGAAGACATTCCGATAAAGGTGCACTAATACAGCGTGATGCGTGGGCTCCGTGTTTTCATCCCTGGTAGTGCAGGCTTCTCTTTGGCGGCTTCTCTGTAGATGAAAAGGAGGGAATCATGACAAAGCAATGGAACATATTCAGAGGTGTCATGGCAGCTTTGATGGTGGCTGGAGTCGTGGCATGCGCAGTCATTGCGAGTCCGCCTCAAGACCTTGTTGTCAAGAACGACCACGCAGGGCTGGAAACCTGGTATGTGAAGGAAGCAGCTCACCTCCATCAACGGGCCAAAGATATGCTTGTGATGGCGGAGGAATATCAAAAGAATCCCGGGCCGAGTACTCGCGGGGTTGTGTCCTCCAAGATCGATATGGTCCAGCATTGCCAAACCCTCGCGGCAATCTACACCAAGGCGGCTGAGCAAGCCGAGGTCATGGCACGAGCCCATCGAGAGGTGATTGGACAATAGTGCTTACGCGGCTGGTGATTCCCGTTCTCTATTCCTTGTGGCGTGGCTGTTCTGT
Protein-coding regions in this window:
- a CDS encoding putative Co/Zn/Cd efflux system membrane fusion protein; amino-acid sequence: MRWNPLCQVLTMAVAGMMFVGGLPDRADADEGVQPATLRLAGLIQESLARNPEIQAARKQWEAVGHRIRQVQSLDDPILSVQLWNFPQTFNVTQTQNSIFGLSQSFPFPGKLDLKGEVASRSAEMAEQALHAKERELVARLKQAYYDLFLTHKAIQIHHEQVELLGQFVETTTAKFRAGKGSQADVLKAQVELSLLFQHLPVLEQRRKTAEAMLNTLLDRDSTSPLGVPQEPPQIPLDRTLDDLHRLALNDRPELKAAELAVQRNEQARALAQRQYYPDFNVAFQRFQNFQANDGFGAYVAMSIPFAFWTKPKYDAGVQEAAAAVSAARAQQHTLENLTRFQINDLLATQDEYLLAVRTQGQLAASPLAEVKANAAALVAGSRERLHLWDVTDRQIVALERRGKAEPVLTVYAPSSGIVLKREALPGKYVEPGTTLYEVADLSTVWISADLYESEMAATKLGQPASVTFAAYPGTTFPARVAYIYPSVNTDARTVRVRVELPNPGLKLKPGMYGNVTLQTDAVHTLVVPKEAVLETGLRQLVFLDRGQGRYEPASVKLGRRNQDDVEVLEGLKEGDRIVTSANFLLDAESKLASASSMQAMMGRIGMADWQMRGAYEAKMEGMDMGKERVSASPGREGEKGGMGDMKSMEMEGMKGMEGMQGMQGMGGMPGMEMGSKKGMTGAETRQMNGLTLSLTTAPEKPKAGEVLVRLKVTDQAGKPVTNAQVLFVYTMPMPGMVDSKATARHTKEGLYEGKVMFGMGGTWVVTVNVTVPGRPPIAEQFQFSVAGGGM
- a CDS encoding Copper/silver efflux RND transporter, transmembrane protein CusA, encoding MIARLIEGSARNPILVILCVLLLAAWGLWAVFQVPLDAIPDLSDVQVIIYTEWPGRSPTLIEDQITYPVVTSLLAGPRVKRVRGVSEYGVSYVYVIFEDRTDLYWARSRVLEYLQKLTGKLPAGVTPTLGPDATGVGWVYQYALVDESGTHDLAQLRSLQDWYLRYQLESVPGVAEVSAIGGFVKQYQIEVDPNTLAAYRLPIKTVIEAVRNSNAEVSGRVLEMAGTEYVIRGRGYLRSVDDIELIPVGTDGRGTPILIRDIAHVQIGPDQRRGIAELDGKGQTVGGIVIMRAGENALAVIERIKARLEEVMPALPKGVRIIPTYDRSDLIHRAIAVLREKLVEESVIVSLVALVFLFHIRSAFVAILILPVAVLLAFIPMAYLKITSNIMSLGGIAIAIGAMVDAAIVMMENAHKRLEQAPAADRVETIIAAAKEVGRPLFFSLLVIAVSFLPIFALEAQEGRLFTPLAYTKTFAMLFATALSVTLAPVLMVVLIRGRIRAETKNPLNWLLIALYRPVLSGALCVRWLTLGMAVAAVGLTIPVFMRLGAEFMPPLNEGTILYMPTTVPGLSIPEATKVLQVQDQLLTTFPEVERVFGKMGKAPTATDPAFVGMAEITVTLKPEAQWRPGMTWDRLLDEMDAKLRIPGFPNIWWMPIQTRTEMITTGVRSPVGIKVLGPDLKTIERIGVEIEQVLASVPGTRSAFAERLNEGYYLDLIINRREAARYGLTVGDVQAVITSAIGGDTVTTTVEGRERYPVNVRYKRELRDDPDRLKRVLIPTPSGAQIPLGQIAEMVITQGPPSIADEAGALAGLVSVAVSGRDLRGYVQEAQRVVRERVTLPSGYRLIWTGQYEHLVRAEERLKLVVPVTLALILLLLYLNFRSLAKSLIVLLSVPFAAIGAIWYLDYLGYNLSVAVWVGIIALAGVAAETGVVMLVYLDEAYERRMRAGLMTTAHDLREAIMEGAVQRVRPKMMTVAAIMGGLLPIMWTTGTGADVMKRIAAPMIGGMVSSTVLTLLVIPVLYALWRGRSIWKEERRLLNSVDLAQEDIPIKVH